From one Legionellales bacterium genomic stretch:
- a CDS encoding lipoprotein-releasing ABC transporter permease subunit: MYRPLSLFIALRYLRAKRRNHFISFIAIMSIAGIALGVTVLITVLSVMNGFDEQIRSRLFDVARQITITDVSGALQDWQTLSKNLHSNKEIVASAPMIDGQGVLTSDIGGVHAAAVVGIDPTLESGVSGITKKMIKGQLSDLKAGQFDMILGIKLAQNLGVSVGDKVILMIPQATLTPAALIPRYKRFTVVGLFQVGNGFPFDSQLAFINLHDAQALYQIPQQVTGLRLKLTDLYLAPSIAAKLTQQLPDRYVIHDWTQDYGNFFEAIRLEKTMMFIILLLIIAVAAFNLVATLVMVVNEKRADIAILRTLGATPTRILTIFIIQGVTIGIIGTVLGLIGGLLLADNVTMIVNGLQHLFNVQLFASNIYFVNYLPSKIEISDVIKICTISLSLSLLATIYPAWRAARTQPAEALRYE; encoded by the coding sequence ATGTATCGCCCTTTAAGTTTATTTATTGCGTTACGTTATTTGCGTGCCAAACGGCGTAATCACTTTATTTCTTTTATTGCCATCATGTCGATTGCCGGCATTGCTTTGGGCGTAACGGTGCTTATCACGGTGTTATCGGTGATGAATGGCTTTGATGAACAAATTCGCTCGCGTTTATTTGACGTCGCGCGGCAAATCACCATTACTGATGTCAGTGGCGCGTTGCAAGACTGGCAGACACTCAGCAAAAATCTCCACAGCAATAAAGAGATTGTGGCGAGTGCGCCGATGATCGACGGGCAGGGTGTTTTAACCAGTGATATTGGTGGGGTGCATGCCGCAGCCGTGGTGGGGATTGATCCGACATTGGAAAGTGGCGTTTCTGGGATCACTAAAAAAATGATTAAAGGCCAATTAAGTGATTTAAAAGCCGGTCAATTTGATATGATCTTAGGAATTAAATTAGCGCAAAATTTAGGCGTGAGTGTAGGTGATAAAGTTATTTTAATGATCCCGCAAGCGACATTAACCCCAGCAGCATTAATTCCGCGTTATAAGCGCTTTACCGTGGTAGGGCTATTTCAAGTCGGAAATGGTTTTCCTTTCGATAGCCAACTTGCATTTATTAATCTTCACGACGCACAAGCACTCTATCAAATCCCTCAGCAAGTCACAGGGCTGCGTTTAAAGCTAACTGATTTATATCTCGCGCCCAGCATTGCCGCCAAACTCACGCAACAATTGCCCGATCGCTACGTCATTCACGATTGGACACAAGATTACGGTAATTTTTTTGAAGCGATTCGCTTAGAAAAAACCATGATGTTTATTATTTTATTATTAATTATTGCTGTTGCCGCATTTAATTTAGTCGCAACTTTAGTGATGGTAGTTAATGAAAAGCGGGCAGATATTGCTATCTTAAGAACGCTAGGCGCAACACCCACGCGGATTTTAACTATTTTTATTATTCAAGGCGTCACCATTGGTATTATTGGTACGGTATTGGGGTTAATCGGAGGATTATTATTAGCCGATAATGTCACCATGATTGTCAATGGTCTGCAGCATTTATTTAACGTGCAACTCTTTGCTTCTAATATTTATTTTGTTAATTATTTACCGTCAAAAATTGAAATCAGTGACGTTATAAAAATTTGCACGATTTCATTAAGCTTAAGTTTATTAGCGACGATTTATCCCGCGTGGCGCGCCGCACGGACTCAACCCGCAGAGGCCTTACGTTATGAATAA
- the lolD gene encoding lipoprotein-releasing ABC transporter ATP-binding protein LolD: MNNPVLACHDLQKTFQDGQLNVTVLKGVNLTIHAKDRIAILGSSGSGKSTLLHLLGGLDQPSAGEVQLNGISFSHLSESKRSLLRNRYLGFVYQFHHLLPEFSALENVCMPLLMRQQAKADMIEKAQDVLNKVGLSHRLQHRPAELSGGEKQRVAIARALVTEPLCILADEPTGNLDTRTALQVYETFQQLNENFNTSVVIVTHDERIAKQMPRCFTMEDGQLR, from the coding sequence ATGAATAATCCAGTATTAGCGTGTCATGATTTACAAAAAACATTTCAAGACGGTCAATTAAATGTGACGGTGTTGAAAGGAGTAAATTTAACCATTCACGCTAAAGATCGCATCGCGATTTTAGGCAGTTCAGGCAGTGGTAAAAGCACATTATTGCATTTATTAGGTGGGCTCGATCAACCGAGTGCGGGCGAAGTGCAATTAAATGGCATTTCATTTTCACACTTATCTGAAAGTAAACGCAGTTTATTGCGTAATCGTTATCTCGGATTTGTTTATCAATTTCATCATTTATTACCCGAATTTAGTGCGCTAGAAAATGTGTGCATGCCATTATTAATGCGTCAGCAAGCGAAAGCTGACATGATTGAAAAAGCGCAGGATGTATTAAATAAAGTGGGACTAAGCCATCGTCTTCAACATCGTCCGGCAGAACTTTCGGGTGGAGAAAAGCAGCGTGTCGCCATTGCCCGGGCGTTGGTGACAGAGCCTTTGTGTATTTTAGCCGATGAACCCACGGGCAATTTAGATACACGCACCGCCTTGCAAGTCTATGAAACCTTTCAGCAGCTTAATGAAAATTTTAATACCAGTGTGGTTATCGTGACTCACGACGAACGCATCGCTAAACAAATGCCGCGTTGTTTCACCATGGAAGATGGGCAATTAAGGTAA